In Rhodopirellula sp. P2, the DNA window CAAACGGTCCAGGTGGCTCGTCATAAGAACCGGCCTTACACGCGTGATTACCTCAACTTAGCGTTTGACGATTTTGTCGAATTGCACGGTGACAAACACTTTGGCGACGATCGCGCGATGCTGTCCGGTTTCGCGAAGTTGGATCGATTCAAGGTGATGGTGATCGGTCACCAAAAAGGAAGGACTTACAAGGAACGTGCGGCTTGTCACTTTGGTTGCGCTCATCCGGAAGGTTATCGCAAGGCCATGGTGAAAATGAAATTGGCCGAGAAATATCGCTTGCCGGTCATTTGTTTCATTGACACGCCTGGAGCCTACCCAGGGATCGGTGCCGAGGAACGCGGCCAGGCTCAAGTGATTGCCGAGAGCATGTTCATGATGAGCGATCTGAAGACGCCGGTGATCTGCGTCGTGATCGGCGAAGGCGGATCCGGTGGCGCTCTGGGAATTGGCGTCGGCGATCGAGTCGCGGTTTTGCAACACGCTTACTACAGCGTTATCAGCCCCGAGGGCTGTGCCGGAATTCTGTGGAAGAGTCACGAACACGCACCCAAAGCTGCCGCCGCTCTGCGCTTCACCAGCGACCATTTGTTGCGTCTGGGTGTCGTCGACGATGTGCTCGAAGAACCGCTCGGTGGCGCTCATCGCGATCACCATCAGATGGCGACTCGGATGAAGACTTATCTGTCGCGTCAGTTGTCGGAACTCGAAGCGATGCCGGTCGATCAGATGCTCCAGCAACGCTACGAAAAGTTCCGTCGGCTCGGCGTCTTCTTGGAAGAGAACTGACGTCGACGCGAGCTGGATTTTCGGTCGCCGAGAGAACGTCTCGGTGACTGGATGTTGGAGGGACGTTCGGATGCAGATGGGATCGGGACGGCGAATCAGGGCGGATTTCGACCGCCCCGTAACGTCCGATAATGCCCCTTATGTTGTATTCGAGGTGTGTAAAACCCGTGTTTCAGGCGTTTTCTGTATCCGGGGTTTGGTTTCGTGACGTTGGAGATGTCTGGGGACCCGACGATCTCAGGCGTGCCCCGCCCCGAACATTTGCGGTCGTCGCCGTTGCTAGATCGCGATTGTTTTGGCTGGCGTGCCGGTCGTCATTTTGGACGCTCAGCGACGCGGTGTTTGCCACTGCGGCGTCGCGGATTGCCGCCAGGTCGGAGCCTGCTGTTGGGAACCCGCGGCGGAGCTGAATGCTGGGTTGGAGGTCGGTGTTGGGTTCCCGCCAAAGCCGCGAAACGGCTGCTGTGATCGCGGGTCATTTTGGGCTTGTTGAAAGCCGTTTTGCGGAGCGAAGTTGTTCGTCGGTTGAGCGCTTGGATTGGACCAGTTTGGATCGACATTTGGCGCGATCTGAGATTGCGAGAGCCAGGATTCTTCCGAGCCTGATGGATCGCCCAATGCGTCATCGCTGAACTGGTCCAGGTACGGTCGGACGACGCTGTCCAGTTCCGGTGGCATGATCGAGTTGGACTCGGCGAGTACCCGAGCGATCAGTCGGCCGCTTTCGCTGGCCACGATTGCTCGTTGGATTCGCTCGCCGAACAGCGTGACCGCGAAGAGCGTGATGACCGTGCACAGGAGGGCTCCTTTGGCGAGTCCGAAGAGGGCTCCGGCTTGACGGTCAAATTCTTTGAGTCGCATTCGGTCGATCATTCCGCTGACCATCCGCAGTGCGACCCAGATCACGAAGGACGTGCCGACGAACAGGATGAACATCGCCAGGAATTGGTTCCAAGGCGGTGCGGCGTGAATGTTCTGGCTGAACGGTTCGCGATAGTGATACGCGACGGCGTAGCTGACAACGATGGAAGCGATTGAGGCGAGTTGCCATGCAAAACCACGGATCGCGCCCAAGAGGGTTGCGCCGACCAAAATGATTGTCATCAGGATGTCGTAAGTCTGCATGAGCGCACTTTCATCGCTGCAACGGATCCGAACCGTTTTGACGCTTGTAGCAAAAGCAAAGGGGCAGGGCGAACAGCAATTTTTTTTGCGGCTGGTTTCGGATCCAGCGTCGGGATCGGGGGCTCGGTTGGCGGGACGGATTTTTCCGGTGGCGGGCGAGGGGCTGGATTTGGTAACGGCAATGGTTCTCGGTGCGCCACCGCCCTGCTCCGCCCTCGTGGCGTGGTGGGTGGGCGGTCGTGCTCGGAAATTGTTCGGACCGCCCTTCCCTGCCCGTTGTCTCTCAATCTGTTCGCGTTTCATTGGCTGGTTTCAAAACCCACATCTCGACGAGCACCGTTGTCGGGTGCGCCTATGGATATTGGGGCGTGGTCGATCAAGGGATGTCGATGGAGAGTGCGCTGTTGGCCGGCGGGCTGTGCAGTGTGTCGGGGATGTTGCCGGATCTGGACAGCGACTCAGGCGTGCCGCTTCGCGAAACGACGATGTTTCTGTCCGCGGTCGTGCCGATGTTGATGATCGACCGCTGGCGTGACATGGGGCTGACCCACGAAGCGATGGCTCTGGCGGCAATGATCGTTTATGTCGCGATCCGGTTCGTCGCGGTGGAAGGGTTCCGAAAGTTCACCGTTCACCGCGGGATGTGGCACAGCATTCCCGCGGCCCTGGTCGCGGGGTTGATCGCATACATGTTGATGCCTTGCCCGAGCGAAGCGATTCGGGTCTACAAGTCATGTGCTGTGATTGTTGGGTTCATGACCCATCTGATTTTGGATGAAATCTGGGCGTTGGATTTCAGTCGGGGATCCATGCGGGTGAAGAAGTCCTTCGGCACGGCGCTCAAGTTTTTCGGAAGCAGCCCGCTCGCCAACATTTTTGTTTGGGGCCAACTCGGGTTGTTTGCGTACTTGGCCTGGGGGGACCACGAGATTCTGGATCGCTTGCGGCAGCGCGTCCGGATGGACAATGATCGCTACGCCGTGCCCAGTCAGGAGGAGGTCAATCCGGACTACACCAGTCCGTCGTTGTTTGCGCCTTGGGAGTCTCGCGAGCCACCGCAGTGGCAACCCCGGATCACTTCGCCACAGGAATCACCGTCGAACTTTGGATGGCCGTCGCAGGCTCAGCCAGGGGCGACTGAACCGGGCGTGGTTCCGCCAGGAATGGGACAGCAAGTCGCTCGCCCCAACTGGCCCACTGCCCTGCCCCGGCGCTAAGAGGAAGTTCGGGACAACTCTGGTGTTTCGGTCGATCACGGACGGATGCGAGTCACTCGGGAGGTTCACCGGGGCGGGATCTGATCCTGTTCAGAGTTCCAGGATGATTGTGACAGGGCCGTCGTTGATGAGTGAAACGGCCATGTCGGCGGCGAAGATTCCACAGGGGACGGACAGTCCAGTCTGGCGAAGTTCGTGGACGTAGTGCTCGTAGAGAGCTTGGGCTTGGTCGGGCGGTGCAGCGTTCGTGAACGCGGGGCGGCGTCCCTTGCGGCAATCAGCCAGCAAGGTGAATTGGCTGATCGCGAGCACATCGCCACCGGCGTCGAGCACGTTGCGATTCATCTTCCCGTGTTCGTCAGAGAAGATTCGCAGGCCAGCGGTCTTGTCAGCCAAGGCGGATGCGGTGGCTTGGGTGTCGTCGTGGCCGATCCCGATCAAGGCCACCAATCCACGCTCGATTTGTCCGACAATTTCGCCATCCACTGAAACGCTGGCTTGTTGACTGCGTTGCAAAACAATTTTCATGGGGTGGTTCGTGATCCAGGTCGTGGCGAGATGGTCTAAATTGGTGGCTGGACGCACACGCGGTGCATCATTGAATTGCTGGAAAGGATCGTATGACGTTTCTGTTCACTTGCCCACACTGCCAGTCGCAAACAGAGGTGGAAGATGAGTTCAGCGGACGCACGGGCGACTGCGTCGTCTGCGGGCGTGAAATCAGGATGCCTGATTTCGCTGGTGTGCGATCGCAAGCGAATCGGCCTGGGAAGCGAAAGAAGTCGGCCATTTGGTTTGTTGCTGCTGGATTGGCGTTGTTGCTGGTGGGGGCCGGTCTGATCGCTGCGATCCAGGTTGGCAGTCGGACAGCCACCAAGATTCGCACGGGCCGTCAACGGCTGAGCAGCATCAAGAACATGGAAAAGATCGCTTCCGCCCTGAATGCGTACGCCGCTGACCATGGGGTCTACCCTGCCCCGTACACAACGGATGGGGCTGGGCGGAAGTTGCACTCATGGCGAGTGACAATCCTGCCCTACTTGGATGAAGACGCCCTGTTCAATCAGATCGACAAAGAGGTGGCTTGGAATGAAGGTGAAAACCAAGCGTTGGTTTACGGTCAAACGCCGACGGTCTACCGGCATCCTGAGAGCAGCGGTTGGGGGACCGGCACCGTCTATCATTTGGTGACCGGATCTGGAACGCTGTTCCCGAGCACCGGACCACTCGGGCCAAGGCAAGTGACCGATGGAGCGACCAAGACAATCTTGCTGGTCGAGGGGCAGATGCAATCGATGACCCAGTCGTGGATGGAACCCTACGATTTGGATGTGGCTTCGATTGGCGGCGCGATCAACCCACCTTCAGGGAAAGGCCTGGGCGGGGCCACGGAAGGCGGTGTTTGTGTCGCGACCGTGGAAGGCAATGGGTACTTCTTGCCCGAAACAACTCCACCGCTGACGGTTCAAGCGTTGATCTCGCCTGCGGGAGGCGAGCCGTTGCCGGACGACGTGCTGGACGAATGGGCATCGGCGGAACGTTGATCGCGCGACCTCCACGCAGGCAGAGGTCGTGCAGTTTTTAAATGCTGCGTTGCCAAGCGTTTACCATCACCCTCCCCCTGGGAGGGTCGAGCGAAGCGAGGGGAGGGTCGAGCATCGGAACCAGCGCGTAACCCTCCCCGGCCCGAAGCGGGCCGACCCTCCCAAAGGGAGGGTGAAATAAAACAGCACAACCTCGGCAACGGGAATGCTTGTGGCTGGGAGGCAAACGAGCATCCAGCCAGAGCTGTGCGCAACGAAAAACGGCGAGGGATGAACCTCGCCGTCGACGTTGATTGGCAGCGGCTTTCGCGGACGCTTGAGTCGGTTGGTCAGTGAATCAGAACTTGCGTGGTGAAACGCGGCCCTGAACTCGCGAAGGCAACCCTTGGATTCGCAGGAACCCTTCGGCGTCGTCTTGGTTGTACGTGCCGCCGCCTTCCATGGTCGCGATTTCTTCGTCGTACAGGCTGTTCGGGCTGGTTCGCGAAGACACCATGATGTTGCCTTTGTAGAGCTGCAGCGTGACTTCGCCGGTCACAGGACGCTGAGCCGTTTCGATGAACGACAGAAGTGCGTCCATCTTGGGTGTGTACCAGAATCCGTAGTAAACCAACTCGGCAACTTCGGGAGCCATGCGGTCGCGAAGGTGCATCAGGTCGCGGTCCATGGTGAGTTGCTCGATGTACATCAACGCGTCGTACAACACGGTCATGCCGGGGGACTCGTAGACGCCGCGGCTTTTCATGCCGACGAATCGGTTTTCCACCATGTCGATCCGACCGACGCCGTTGCGACCGGCGATGTCGTTGAGCGACTCGACCATTTCGAGGGCACTGACGGCTTTCCCATTGAGCGTTTTGGGGACCCCTGATTCGAAGCCGATCGTGACTTCTTCTGGTTTGTCAGGAGCATCCTGTGGCGAAACGCCCATGCCGAATTCGACCAGCTCCACGCCGTTGATGTCGAGTTCTTCCAGTTGGCCAGCTTCATAGGAAATGTGCAGGACGTTTTCGTCACTGCTGTACGGTTTCGCGGTCGAGGCTTTGACGGGAATCCGTTTGACGTCGCAGTACTCGATCAGTTCGGTGCGGCCTGGGAAGGCGTCGCGGAACGATTTGATTCGCCAAGGAGCGATCATCTCGATGTTTGGGTCGAGAGCTTCGGCAGCCAGTTGGAAGCGGCATTGGTCGTTGCCTTTGCCGGTTGCTCCGTGAGCGTAGGCGGTCGCACCGACTTCGCGAGCGACTTCCAGGCAAACCTTGCTGATCAGTGGGCGAGCGATCGAGGTGCCCAGCAGATAGATTTGCTCGTACTTGGCTTGCCATGCCAGCACGGGGAACGCAAAATCGCGGCACAGTTCTTCGCGAACATCCACCAAACGAGACGACTTGGCCCCGCAGGTGCGAGCCTTCTCCATGATGGCGTCGCGGTCCTCACAAGGCTGCCCAAGGTCCACGTAGACACAGTGGACTTCGTAGCCTTGGTCCTGGAGCCAGCCCAGAATGACGGACGTATCGAGACCACCGGAATAGGCTAGCACACAACTTTTCATCTCAGATCTGCATCCAAATGCGGGGGAATCGGCTATGTTTGAAGGTCTCGCATTTAAGTTGTCCGGTGCGAAACACGCAAGGACGGTCAGAAGGATCCTGGCCGGAAAGTCAAGCAGAACGCTATGAACCCACCCTCCAATCAGCCGCCCTCCCCTGCCCTGCTTCAAATTTTGCAGGACCTCGCTGCGGGTCAAACCAACGTGGAATCCGCCGTGGAATCGATCCAGGCGTGTTCGCTGGGGGCCTCCGCCGAGATGCAAGCCTTGCCCGGCGCGACCGTGGATTTGGGCCGCCAAGCTCGCTGTGGTTTTGGCGAAGTGATCTACGGAGAAGGCAAATCAACCGATCTGATGACTCAGATCGTGCAAATCCAGATCGCGGCCGGCCAAGGGTGCTTGATCACACGAATTGATGCGACCGCGGCGGCTCAGTTGCGGCGAGTGTTCGAAAACACGCGGTACAACCCCGCCGCTCACACGCTGCGAATTGGCAGTGGGGACGAGAGTTTGGAGCCGATCGGCATCGAAGGTCACTCGACTCACGTGGCCGTCGTCACCGCCGGCAGCACGGATGCAAGCGTGGCCGAAGAAGCCGCCGAGACCTTGGCTTGGATGGGAATTGCCTGCGAACGGATTGAAGACATCGGCGTCGCTGGGCCGCAGCGATTGCTGGCCGCGGTCCCTCGATTGCGATCCGCTGCCGCCATTGTGGTGGTCGCGGGGATGGAAGGTGCCCTGCCCGCCGCACTGGCTGGACACGTGGCAACACCGGTCATCGCAGTGCCCGCCAGCACGGGCTACGGAGCCAATTTTGCCGGGCTGACCCCGTTGATGGGCATGCTGACTTCGTGTGCTGCGAATGTGGCGGTGGTCAACATCGACGCGGGCTTCAAAGGCGGCTACTTGGCTGGTTTGATCGCCAGTGGAATCGCAACCGCGAAGGCGGAAGCAACCGCTGCGGATGATTCGTCCGAAGAAGCATGATCCGGTGAGGCGTCTGGGGCGCTGGCTCTGATCAGCCTTTCACGCCTCGATCAAGAGTGGCTTGCCGCTGCACCTGGTGAGTCAAGCACAGTTCGGTGATGTCGTTCTGATGCCCGACCACGATCACAATGTCATTGGCTTGCAGGATCAAGCTTCCGCTGGGGTTCATCTGAATCGGTTCTTCGCCGCGTTTCACCCCCACAATTAGAAAACCTCGGTTGCCGCGAACTTGGATGTCATCGAGCGGTTTGCCAATCAAGGATGAGTTGCTGCTCAGTCGCAGTTCCTCCAAACTCAATCCAATCGCGGACAACTCTTCGCTGATCCCATGTGATAGCCCGTGAGATTCCAGCACCGCAGAGGCCGTGGGACGGATCAGCAGCTGAGTGGCTCGCATTGCACCGATCGCGGCCGCCATCACGACATGGTTGGCTCCGCAGCGGATCAGTTTCTTTTGAGCCGAATGGTTTTCGGCTCGCGAAACGATCTCGACCGTGTCGGCGAGGTCTCTCGCTGTCACACAAATGAAGGCGTTGGCTGCATCGTTGGGCAGCAAAGTGGCCAAACCACGGGCGTGACGGATGCCGGCGGCCAGCAGGGTGTCTTCGTCCGTGGCGTTGCCGACCATGGCCAGCATCCCAGCTTGTTGGGCTTGTTCGACTCGCGATGCGCTTTCGTCGATCACCACAAACGGTTGGTGAAGTTGTTGAAGTTCTTCGGCAACACGAACGCCCATTCGCCCGAAACCGCACACGATCGTGTGCCCTCGGAGACTAGCAATGCCTTGGCTCATTTTTCGATTCCTAAGGAGGCTTTGGAGTTCGCCATCGACTAAAAACTGAATGAATCCGCCGACGGTGTAGATGGCCGCGCCGTATCCCAGAACGATGATCGCGATGGTCAGCGTTCTCAATGCGGGGGTGTCGACCGGTTTGACTTCGCCGTAGCCGACACCAAAGATCGTGATCACGACCATGTAAATCGCGTCGCTGAGCGTCCATCCCATCTGCACGTAGGCAATGATCGCGACCGTGCAGATCATCAGGAACACGGCGAGGCCAAGCAGGATTCGACGAAGCGGGGTGGGCGGCATGGCAAAGAGAGGTGGCGATCGAGCGGGCATCACGAATCCACGGAACTGGCGGTGGTGACGGAGCCGGCAATCAAAACGGCAACGTGAACTTGGATCCCTCGAGCCGCTCGGTCTTTGCACGTCGTTTGCATTGGTGACTCTCTGATTGATACGTTGATCTTCATCTGCCTGCCACGATCGACAATCCCCGAGCATGAAATGTCATCCGTTGTGACGCCAACCATTTTGACTCAGTCTACCAACCCACCTCCGCTGCGGATTCCACGTCGTGACGTGTCCGCCCACAAAGGCAATTTTGGTCGGGTGTTGTTGGTCGGTGGTTCACGCGGCATGGCGGGATCGATCTCGTTGTCGTCCATCGCGGCGCTGCACACCGGATCGGGACTGGTCGCCGCGGCGGTTCCGGATTGCATTTTGGACTGCGTCGCAGGATTCCATCCCGCGATCATGACTCATGGGATGCCGGACGACGGGCCGAAGTTTGCTGATTCGGCGTGGGAATCGTTGCGGGATCTCTTGCCCGCTCAAGCCGCCGTCGGATGTGGTCCGGGGATCACCACGGGACTTGGGGGAGCCACGATCGTGGCAGGTTTGCTGGCGAAAAAAGATCTGCCGGTGGTTTTGGACGCCGATGCGCTGAACATCATTGCCGAGCAGGATTGGTTGCGTGACGACCGGTTTCAGCGAAGCAGCGAGGACGCGGCTTGCGTGTTGACGCCGCACCCGGGTGAATTGCAACGGTTGACGGGAGCTCCCGCAAACGACGTCGCTGCGCAGCTCAAGGCGGCGGAGGAATTGTCGAGGCGATTGGGACTGACCATCGTCGTCAAAGGCGGGCCATCGCACGTCGTTTCGAAAACGGATGGTCAAACGTGTTCCATTTGGCAAAACACGACGGGCAATCCTGGGATGGCGACCGCTGGATGCGGCGATGTGCTGACCGGGGTGGTGACATCTCTGTTGGGGCAAGGGCTGAGCGGTTCCGATGCCGCGCGGCTAGGGGTGTGGATTCACGGCCGCGGTGGTGATGAGGCGGCGGCCCGGGTCAGTCTCGCTGGCATGACCGC includes these proteins:
- a CDS encoding acetyl-CoA carboxylase carboxyltransferase subunit alpha; protein product: MAGPGLEFENEIADLEEQIASLERNTDRSEEIDSAIRSLRLARVAKLKETYSSLDPWQTVQVARHKNRPYTRDYLNLAFDDFVELHGDKHFGDDRAMLSGFAKLDRFKVMVIGHQKGRTYKERAACHFGCAHPEGYRKAMVKMKLAEKYRLPVICFIDTPGAYPGIGAEERGQAQVIAESMFMMSDLKTPVICVVIGEGGSGGALGIGVGDRVAVLQHAYYSVISPEGCAGILWKSHEHAPKAAAALRFTSDHLLRLGVVDDVLEEPLGGAHRDHHQMATRMKTYLSRQLSELEAMPVDQMLQQRYEKFRRLGVFLEEN
- a CDS encoding CvpA family protein, encoding MQTYDILMTIILVGATLLGAIRGFAWQLASIASIVVSYAVAYHYREPFSQNIHAAPPWNQFLAMFILFVGTSFVIWVALRMVSGMIDRMRLKEFDRQAGALFGLAKGALLCTVITLFAVTLFGERIQRAIVASESGRLIARVLAESNSIMPPELDSVVRPYLDQFSDDALGDPSGSEESWLSQSQIAPNVDPNWSNPSAQPTNNFAPQNGFQQAQNDPRSQQPFRGFGGNPTPTSNPAFSSAAGSQQQAPTWRQSATPQWQTPRR
- a CDS encoding metal-dependent hydrolase, which translates into the protein MVDQGMSMESALLAGGLCSVSGMLPDLDSDSGVPLRETTMFLSAVVPMLMIDRWRDMGLTHEAMALAAMIVYVAIRFVAVEGFRKFTVHRGMWHSIPAALVAGLIAYMLMPCPSEAIRVYKSCAVIVGFMTHLILDEIWALDFSRGSMRVKKSFGTALKFFGSSPLANIFVWGQLGLFAYLAWGDHEILDRLRQRVRMDNDRYAVPSQEEVNPDYTSPSLFAPWESREPPQWQPRITSPQESPSNFGWPSQAQPGATEPGVVPPGMGQQVARPNWPTALPRR
- the dtd gene encoding D-aminoacyl-tRNA deacylase; translation: MKIVLQRSQQASVSVDGEIVGQIERGLVALIGIGHDDTQATASALADKTAGLRIFSDEHGKMNRNVLDAGGDVLAISQFTLLADCRKGRRPAFTNAAPPDQAQALYEHYVHELRQTGLSVPCGIFAADMAVSLINDGPVTIILEL
- a CDS encoding DUF1559 family PulG-like putative transporter yields the protein MTFLFTCPHCQSQTEVEDEFSGRTGDCVVCGREIRMPDFAGVRSQANRPGKRKKSAIWFVAAGLALLLVGAGLIAAIQVGSRTATKIRTGRQRLSSIKNMEKIASALNAYAADHGVYPAPYTTDGAGRKLHSWRVTILPYLDEDALFNQIDKEVAWNEGENQALVYGQTPTVYRHPESSGWGTGTVYHLVTGSGTLFPSTGPLGPRQVTDGATKTILLVEGQMQSMTQSWMEPYDLDVASIGGAINPPSGKGLGGATEGGVCVATVEGNGYFLPETTPPLTVQALISPAGGEPLPDDVLDEWASAER
- a CDS encoding argininosuccinate synthase produces the protein MKSCVLAYSGGLDTSVILGWLQDQGYEVHCVYVDLGQPCEDRDAIMEKARTCGAKSSRLVDVREELCRDFAFPVLAWQAKYEQIYLLGTSIARPLISKVCLEVAREVGATAYAHGATGKGNDQCRFQLAAEALDPNIEMIAPWRIKSFRDAFPGRTELIEYCDVKRIPVKASTAKPYSSDENVLHISYEAGQLEELDINGVELVEFGMGVSPQDAPDKPEEVTIGFESGVPKTLNGKAVSALEMVESLNDIAGRNGVGRIDMVENRFVGMKSRGVYESPGMTVLYDALMYIEQLTMDRDLMHLRDRMAPEVAELVYYGFWYTPKMDALLSFIETAQRPVTGEVTLQLYKGNIMVSSRTSPNSLYDEEIATMEGGGTYNQDDAEGFLRIQGLPSRVQGRVSPRKF
- the larB gene encoding nickel pincer cofactor biosynthesis protein LarB — protein: MNPPSNQPPSPALLQILQDLAAGQTNVESAVESIQACSLGASAEMQALPGATVDLGRQARCGFGEVIYGEGKSTDLMTQIVQIQIAAGQGCLITRIDATAAAQLRRVFENTRYNPAAHTLRIGSGDESLEPIGIEGHSTHVAVVTAGSTDASVAEEAAETLAWMGIACERIEDIGVAGPQRLLAAVPRLRSAAAIVVVAGMEGALPAALAGHVATPVIAVPASTGYGANFAGLTPLMGMLTSCAANVAVVNIDAGFKGGYLAGLIASGIATAKAEATAADDSSEEA
- a CDS encoding potassium channel family protein; the encoded protein is MPARSPPLFAMPPTPLRRILLGLAVFLMICTVAIIAYVQMGWTLSDAIYMVVITIFGVGYGEVKPVDTPALRTLTIAIIVLGYGAAIYTVGGFIQFLVDGELQSLLRNRKMSQGIASLRGHTIVCGFGRMGVRVAEELQQLHQPFVVIDESASRVEQAQQAGMLAMVGNATDEDTLLAAGIRHARGLATLLPNDAANAFICVTARDLADTVEIVSRAENHSAQKKLIRCGANHVVMAAAIGAMRATQLLIRPTASAVLESHGLSHGISEELSAIGLSLEELRLSSNSSLIGKPLDDIQVRGNRGFLIVGVKRGEEPIQMNPSGSLILQANDIVIVVGHQNDITELCLTHQVQRQATLDRGVKG
- a CDS encoding NAD(P)H-hydrate dehydratase translates to MSSVVTPTILTQSTNPPPLRIPRRDVSAHKGNFGRVLLVGGSRGMAGSISLSSIAALHTGSGLVAAAVPDCILDCVAGFHPAIMTHGMPDDGPKFADSAWESLRDLLPAQAAVGCGPGITTGLGGATIVAGLLAKKDLPVVLDADALNIIAEQDWLRDDRFQRSSEDAACVLTPHPGELQRLTGAPANDVAAQLKAAEELSRRLGLTIVVKGGPSHVVSKTDGQTCSIWQNTTGNPGMATAGCGDVLTGVVTSLLGQGLSGSDAARLGVWIHGRGGDEAAARVSLAGMTAVHVLESLAIVADEITTEASERDGI